A single region of the Vicia villosa cultivar HV-30 ecotype Madison, WI linkage group LG4, Vvil1.0, whole genome shotgun sequence genome encodes:
- the LOC131596445 gene encoding diaminopimelate decarboxylase 1, chloroplastic-like, whose protein sequence is MAGTHLLSHSCSLPKTYNHSFTKTPLPQNLLFPLKSKPTLLRAVLSQNTTKTPLQDTHFQHCFSKSEDGYLYCEGLKVDQIMESVEKRPFYLYSKPQITRNVEAYKTALEGLTSIIGYAIKANNNYKILEHLNTLGCGAVLVSGNELKLALRAGFDPTRCIFNGNGKILEDLVLAAEAGVFVNIDSEFDLENIVAAARIAGKRVNVLLRINPDVDPQVHPYVATGNKNSKFGIRNEKLQWFLDAVKEHPVELKLVGAHCHLGSTITKVDIFRDAAAIMVNYIDEIRAQGFEVDYLNIGGGLGIDYYHAGAVLPKPRDLIDTVRELVLSRGLKLIIEPGRSLIANTCCLVNRVTGVKTNGSKNFIVIDGSMAELIRPSLYDAYQHIELVSPAPANAEIATFDVVGPVCESADFLGKGRELPTPAKGTGLVVHDAGAYCMSMASTYNLKMRPPEYWVEDDGSLSKIRHGETFEDHIRFFEGL, encoded by the exons ATGGCAGGTACACACCTCCTCTCTCACTCTTGTTCCCTTCCCAAAACCTACAATCACTCTTTCACCAAAACCCCTTTACCTCAAAACCTTCTCTTCCCTCTCAAATCCAAACCCACCCTTCTCAGAGCAGTTCTATCTCAAAACACAACCAAAACCCCATTACAAGACACTCATTTTCAGCATTGTTTCAGCAAGTCCGAAGATGGGTATCTATACTGTGAGGGTCTTAAGGTGGACCAGATTATGGAATCTGTTGAAAAAAGACCTTTTTATTTGTATTCTAAACCCCAAATTACTAGAAATGTTGAAGCTTATAAGACTGCATTGGAAGGGTTAACGTCTATTATTGGTTATGCTATTAAGGCCAATAACAATTACAAGATTTTGGAGCATTTGAACACCTTGGGTTGTGGTGCTGTGCTTGTTAGTGGAAATGAGCTTAAACTCGCTCTTCGTGCTGGATTTGATCCCACAAG GTGTATCTTTAATGGAAATGGGAAAATCTTGGAGGATTTGGTCTTGGCTGCTGAAGCAGGCGTGTTTGTCAACATTGATAGTGAGTTTGACTTGGAAAACATTGTAGCAGCCGCAAGAATTGCTGGAAAGAGGGTGAATGTTTTACTTCGGATTAATCCGGATGTTGATCCACAG GTCCATCCTTATGTTGCCACCGGGAATAAGAACTCTAAGTTTGGCATTAGAAATGAGAAGCTGCAGTGGTTTTTAGATGCTGTCAAGGAGCACCCTGTTGAGTTAAAGCTTGTAGGAGCTCACTGTCACCTTGGATCAACCATTACCAAg GTAGATATTTTCAGGGATGCTGCCGCTATTATGGTCAACTATATTGACGAAATCCGAGCTCAGGGTTTTGAAGTTGACTATTTGAATATTGGTGGTGGACTTGGGATAGATTATTATCATGCCGGTGCCGTCCTTCCTAAACCCAGAGATTTAATCGATACT GTGCGGGAGCTTGTTCTTTCCCGTGGTCTTAAGCTCATCATTGAACCGGGGAGATCACTTATAGCAAATACCTGTTGCTTGGTTAACCGGGTGACAGGTGTCAAAACCAATGGCTCTAAAAACTTTATTGTGATTGACGGAAGTATGGCTGAACTTATCCGCCCAAGTCTTTATGACGCTTATCAG CATATAGAACTGGTTTCCCCTGCCCCAGCAAATGCCGAGATAGCTACTTTTGACGTGGTCGGCCCTGTTTGTGAGTCTGCCGATTTCTTAGGAAAAGGAAGAGAACTTCCAACTCCTGCCAAG GGTACTGGTCTGGTTGTTCATGATGCTGGTGCTTATTGCATGAGTATGGCATCTACTTACAATCTAAAGATGCGTCCTCCGGAGTATTGG GTTGAAGATGATGGATCATTGAGCAAAATCAGACACGGTGAAACATTCGAAGACCATATCCGGTTCTTTGAGGGGCTTTAA